GCCTGAAAAGGTTAGTAGTTCTTGATCTCTCTACGTATTACTCGAGTGAGAACCTTCATCTTTCTATCGTTCAGCTCTCTATGTACTCGGGTGGGGAGTTAAAACTTGAGAACCCAAATTTAGGCACTTTAATCCAGAACCTTACAGAGCTTACAGAGTTAAATCTTGATTCTGTAAAGATATCAGGACAGGGGAGTGACTGGTGCGAAGCCATATCATCTTCACTGCCAAATCTGAGGGTGTTGAGCTTGTCTGGTTGTGCTCTTTCAGGCCCTATTTGTGAGTCCCTTGCAAAGCTTCAATCTCTGTATGAGATTGACTTGGGAAATAACTCGTTCTATGCTCCGGTTCCAAGATCCTTTGCCAATTTTTCAAACTTGACTTCCTTGTGCCTTCATGATTTTGATTTGCTCGGAACATTTCCTAAAGAGATCTTTCAGATACCTTCCCTAAAAACCATTGGCGTTTCTGGTAATTTTGCTCTTCATGTTTCCTTTCCAGAATTTCCAAAAAATGGGTCTCTTCGATCCTTAATTGTAGGCAGCACAAGTTTTTCAGTTGACCTACCTAACTCTATTGGAAATCTTAAGATGTTGTCAAGCATAGATATTTCAAATTGCAGTTTCACTGGATCATTTCGCAAGTCGATTGAAAACCTCACACAATTGGCTGACCTAGACATGTCAGGGAATAGGTTTAATAGTCCCATTAGTTCTATTCACTGGGAAACCCTTGTTAATCTGGAAATCCTCAATTTGAGAAACAGTCAACTCTATGGGACTATTCCCTCATCTGTTGTTTCTCTTCCCAAAATGAAAACATTAATACTATCCAACAATCGGTTCTCGGGTCAAGTCCCTGAATTTTCCAATACCTCTTCGCCCTTACTTGGCACCCTTGGTTTGGAAAACAACAATTTGGAAGGACAAATACCAACATCTATCTTCAATCTTCAAGGGCTTATATTTCTCAATCTTTCTTCAAACAACTTCAGTGGCTTCTCTTTTAATGGTCCTCAGGTGCCTAGAGATCTTTGGTCACTTGATCTTTCCCACAATAGCTTGTTGTTTAATTACAGTGGTACCAATTCCTCATCCCTTCAGATGAGGATCTTGTCATTGGCTTCTAACAAGTTGAGAGCATTCCCAGATTTCTTAAGAAATCAGTCCACATTTTATGACTTGGATCTTTCAAACAACCAGATTCAAGGCGAGATACATAACTGGATTTATAGTCTCAAATCTCTTGATTCCCTTGATCTTTCTACCAACTCCTTGGTGACTCTAGAAGCTCCTCTTCCTAATTCCACTTCTGCTTTATCTTCTCTGGACCTTCATTCCAACAAACTTCAAGGTATCCATTCCTCATATTCCTTCCTTCAGCTTGATCACTTGGGATTAGCTTCTAATAAGTTGACAACATTCCCAGATTTCTTGAGAAATCAGTCCACATTATATGACTTGGATCTTTCAAACAACCAGATTCAAGGCGAGATACCTAACTGGATTTTGAGTCTCAAATCTCTTGATTCCCTTGATCTTTCTGGTAACTCCTTGGTGACTCTAGAAGCTCCTCTTCTTTTCTGGACCTTCATTCCAACAAACTTCAAGGTATCCATTCCTCATATTCCTTCCTTCAGCTTGATCACTTGGGATTAGCTTCTAACAAGTTGACAACATTCCCAGACTTCTTGAGAAATCACTCCCATTTAACTGACTTGGACCTCTCAGAC
Above is a genomic segment from Rosa chinensis cultivar Old Blush chromosome 3, RchiOBHm-V2, whole genome shotgun sequence containing:
- the LOC121052303 gene encoding receptor like protein 22-like; the protein is MYSGGELKLENPNLGTLIQNLTELTELNLDSVKISGQGSDWCEAISSSLPNLRVLSLSGCALSGPICESLAKLQSLYEIDLGNNSFYAPVPRSFANFSNLTSLCLHDFDLLGTFPKEIFQIPSLKTIGVSGNFALHVSFPEFPKNGSLRSLIVGSTSFSVDLPNSIGNLKMLSSIDISNCSFTGSFRKSIENLTQLADLDMSGNRFNSPISSIHWETLVNLEILNLRNSQLYGTIPSSVVSLPKMKTLILSNNRFSGQVPEFSNTSSPLLGTLGLENNNLEGQIPTSIFNLQGLIFLNLSSNNFSGFSFNGPQVPRDLWSLDLSHNSLLFNYSGTNSSSLQMRILSLASNKLRAFPDFLRNQSTFYDLDLSNNQIQGEIHNWIYSLKSLDSLDLSTNSLVTLEAPLPNSTSALSSLDLHSNKLQGIHSSYSFLQLDHLGLASNKLTTFPDFLRNQSTLYDLDLSNNQIQGEIPNWILSLKSLDSLDLSGNSLVTLEAPLLFWTFIPTNFKVSIPHIPSFSLITWD